The Penaeus chinensis breed Huanghai No. 1 chromosome 36, ASM1920278v2, whole genome shotgun sequence genome includes a region encoding these proteins:
- the LOC125045149 gene encoding gamma-butyrobetaine dioxygenase-like isoform X2 — translation MSHPPANAVMSATRTSDSLHLVFGDGTSSDLPYIWLRDNCQCAQCFSEGALGRKLLMQDLDLDVKPALISESDRGVTVEWTDGHYSEFMGEWLYDRAFTPTSRTRRRHQFAYTRKPWGADHRLPEYDYERMMKDDKVLLDWLITMEKKGSAMVKNAPDRDVAGPELIEHIAYVKPSHYGPHSPVINRPDSNNVAFTNAKLGMHNDLAQYEHMPGIIFIHCMKQHIGTGGESVIADGLLAAEILRKSNPEAFHVLTSTDAYFWDKGHANYSWEMPEFYKISRHPILTLDSNNDVCRVSLNNAVRDSFLDLPAHKVKGFYAAMKLFNEILYDNSLAFKMDTGDIMTLDNVRCLHGREGYEAFSERHIESSYLDWDEARCRRRRLQEKLGVNDQK, via the exons GTTCGGCGACGGCACGAGCAGCGACCTGCCTTACATTTGGCTGAGGGACAACTGCCAGTGCGCCCAGTGCTTCAGTGAAGGCGCTCTGGGCAGGAAGCTCCTCATGCAGGATCTCGACTTGGATGTGAAACCAGCGCTCATATCC GAGAGCGATCGAGGCGTGACAGTGGAGTGGACAGACGGACACTACAGCGAGTTCATGGGCGAATGGCTGTACGACCGCGCCTTCACGCCGACCTCCCGAACAAGACGTCGACATCAGTTTGCGTACACAAGG AAGCCCTGGGGAGCTGACCATAGGCTTCCTGAATATGATTATGAGCGCATGATGAAGGACGACAAGGTGCTGCTGGACTGGCTGATCACGATGGAGAAGAAGGGCTCGGCGATGGTCAAGAACGCCCCCGACAGAGACGTCGCCGGACCCGAACTCATCGAGCACATCGCCTACGTGAAGCCTTCCCATTATGG GCCACATTCCCCCGTCATTAACCGGCCCGACTCCAACAACGTGGCCTTCACCAACGCCAAGCTCGGAATGCACAACGACCTCGCTCAGTACGAGCACATGCCCGGG ATCATCTTCATCCACTGTATGAAGCAGCACATCGGCACCGGCGGGGAGAGCGTCATCGCCGACGGCCTGCTGGCGGCGGAGATCCTTCGCAAGAGCAATCCGGAGGCCTTCCACGTCCTCACCTCCACCGACGCCTACTTCTGGGACAAGGGTCACGCCAACTACAGCTGGGAGATGCCCGAGTTCTATAAGATCTCCAGGCATCCCATCCTCAC GCTTGACAGCAACAACGACGTGTGCCGCGTGTCCCTCAACAACGCTGTCCGGGACTCCTTCCTCGACCTTCCCGCCCACAAGGTCAAGGGCTTCTACGCAGCCATGAAGCTCTTCAACGAGATCTTGTACGACAACTCTCTTGCGTTCAAGATGGACACAG GTGACATAATGACCCTGGACAACGTGCGCTGCCTCCACGGCCGCGAGGGCTACGAGGCCTTCAGCGAGCGCCACATCGAGTCCTCCTACCTGGACTGGGACGAGGCTCGCTGCCGTCGGCGCCGCCTGCAGGAGAAACTAGGCGTAAACGATCAGAAATAA
- the LOC125045150 gene encoding gamma-butyrobetaine dioxygenase-like isoform X1: MSTLRYSRALIAGATVLRNVARQQARPGCRASIGRRSVSLAATARQQAEVKEANKGSRTVASATKDIETLHVQFTDGSSSEMPYVWLRDNCQCDQCFSDGALGRKLLMQDIDVDVHAVGVKESAGGVTLDWSDGHKSAFDGEWLHERAFSPTARARRRNQFAFAKEPWGADHTMAEYDYNTLMKDDKVLLDWLITMEKKGSAMVKNAPDRDIAGPELIEHIAYVKPSHYGPHSPVINRPNSNNVAFTNAKLGMHNDLAQYEHMPGIIFIHCVKQHIGTGGESVVSDGLFAAEILRKTNPEAFNILTSTDAYFWDKGHANYSWEMPEFYKISRHPILTLNSNKEVCRVSVNNAVRDSYLDLPAHRVKEFYAAMKLYNDILYDNSLSFKMDTGDMMTLDNVRCLHGREGYEAFSERHIESSYLDWDEARCRRRRLQEEFGVADLK; encoded by the exons ATGTCGACCCTAAGATACTCTCGTGCACTCATTGCAGGGGCTACTGTGTTGAGAAATGTTGCCAGACAACAG GCGAGACCAGGGTGCCGCGCCAGCATCGGGCGTCGGAGTGTGAGCCTAGCCGCCACTGCCAGGCAACAGGCGGAGGTTAAGGAGGCAAACAAAG GATCCAGAACCGTGGCCTCTGCGACCAAGGACATCGAGACCCTCCACGTCCAATTCACCGACGGCAGCAGTAGCGAGATGCCGTACGTGTGGCTGAGAGACAACTGCCAGTGCGACCAGTGCTTTAGCGACGGCGCCCTCGGCAGGAAGCTACTCATGCAGGATATCGATGTGGATGTGCATGCGGTGGGCGTGAAG GAGAGCGCCGGGGGGGTCACGCTGGACTGGAGCGACGGCCACAAGAGTGCTTTCGACGGCGAGTGGCTTCACGAGCGGGCCTTCTCACCTACTGCCCGAGCTCGCCGACGTAATCAGTTCGCGTTCGCTAAA gAGCCTTGGGGAGCTGACCACACCATGGCCGAGTACGACTACAACACGCTGATGAAGGACGACAAGGTGCTGCTGGACTGGCTGATCACGATGGAGAAGAAGGGCTCGGCGATGGTCAAGAACGCCCCCGACAGAGACATCGCCGGACCCGAACTCATCGAGCACATCGCCTACGTGAAGCCTTCCCACTACGG acCTCATTCCCCCGTGATTAACCGACCGAATTCGAATAACGTGGCCTTCACAAATGCCAAACTCGGAATGCACAACGACCTCGCCCAGTACGAACACATGCCCGGG ATCATCTTCATCCACTGCGTGAAGCAACACATCGGCACCGGCGGAGAGAGCGTTGTTTCCGACGGACTTTTCGCCGCGGAAATCCTGCGCAAGACGAACCCCGAGGCTTTCAACATCCTCACCTCCACCGACGCCTACTTCTGGGACAAGGGTCACGCCAACTACAGCTGGGAGATGCCCGAGTTCTACAAGATCTCGAGGCATCCCATCCTTAC GTTGAACAGCAACAAGGAAGTCTGCCGCGTGTCCGTGAACAACGCAGTTCGAGACTCCTACCTCGACCTCCCAGCCCATCGAGTCAAGGAATTCTACGCTGCCATGAAACTTTACAACGACATCTTATACGACAACTCCCTCTCCTTCAAGATGGACACAG GTGACATGATGACCCTGGACAACGTGCGCTGCCTCCACGGCCGCGAGGGCTACGAGGCCTTCAGCGAGCGCCACATCGAGTCCTCCTACCTGGACTGGGACGAGGCTCGCTGCCGTCGGCGCCGCCTGCAGGAGGAGTTCGGTGTTGCAGatttgaaatga
- the LOC125045150 gene encoding gamma-butyrobetaine dioxygenase-like isoform X2, which produces MPYVWLRDNCQCDQCFSDGALGRKLLMQDIDVDVHAVGVKESAGGVTLDWSDGHKSAFDGEWLHERAFSPTARARRRNQFAFAKEPWGADHTMAEYDYNTLMKDDKVLLDWLITMEKKGSAMVKNAPDRDIAGPELIEHIAYVKPSHYGPHSPVINRPNSNNVAFTNAKLGMHNDLAQYEHMPGIIFIHCVKQHIGTGGESVVSDGLFAAEILRKTNPEAFNILTSTDAYFWDKGHANYSWEMPEFYKISRHPILTLNSNKEVCRVSVNNAVRDSYLDLPAHRVKEFYAAMKLYNDILYDNSLSFKMDTGDMMTLDNVRCLHGREGYEAFSERHIESSYLDWDEARCRRRRLQEEFGVADLK; this is translated from the exons ATGCCGTACGTGTGGCTGAGAGACAACTGCCAGTGCGACCAGTGCTTTAGCGACGGCGCCCTCGGCAGGAAGCTACTCATGCAGGATATCGATGTGGATGTGCATGCGGTGGGCGTGAAG GAGAGCGCCGGGGGGGTCACGCTGGACTGGAGCGACGGCCACAAGAGTGCTTTCGACGGCGAGTGGCTTCACGAGCGGGCCTTCTCACCTACTGCCCGAGCTCGCCGACGTAATCAGTTCGCGTTCGCTAAA gAGCCTTGGGGAGCTGACCACACCATGGCCGAGTACGACTACAACACGCTGATGAAGGACGACAAGGTGCTGCTGGACTGGCTGATCACGATGGAGAAGAAGGGCTCGGCGATGGTCAAGAACGCCCCCGACAGAGACATCGCCGGACCCGAACTCATCGAGCACATCGCCTACGTGAAGCCTTCCCACTACGG acCTCATTCCCCCGTGATTAACCGACCGAATTCGAATAACGTGGCCTTCACAAATGCCAAACTCGGAATGCACAACGACCTCGCCCAGTACGAACACATGCCCGGG ATCATCTTCATCCACTGCGTGAAGCAACACATCGGCACCGGCGGAGAGAGCGTTGTTTCCGACGGACTTTTCGCCGCGGAAATCCTGCGCAAGACGAACCCCGAGGCTTTCAACATCCTCACCTCCACCGACGCCTACTTCTGGGACAAGGGTCACGCCAACTACAGCTGGGAGATGCCCGAGTTCTACAAGATCTCGAGGCATCCCATCCTTAC GTTGAACAGCAACAAGGAAGTCTGCCGCGTGTCCGTGAACAACGCAGTTCGAGACTCCTACCTCGACCTCCCAGCCCATCGAGTCAAGGAATTCTACGCTGCCATGAAACTTTACAACGACATCTTATACGACAACTCCCTCTCCTTCAAGATGGACACAG GTGACATGATGACCCTGGACAACGTGCGCTGCCTCCACGGCCGCGAGGGCTACGAGGCCTTCAGCGAGCGCCACATCGAGTCCTCCTACCTGGACTGGGACGAGGCTCGCTGCCGTCGGCGCCGCCTGCAGGAGGAGTTCGGTGTTGCAGatttgaaatga